In Siniperca chuatsi isolate FFG_IHB_CAS linkage group LG16, ASM2008510v1, whole genome shotgun sequence, the following proteins share a genomic window:
- the stxbp6l gene encoding syntaxin binding protein 6 (amisyn), like isoform X2 has protein sequence MNIQSAINKEVFIPRDERMLVAVEVRRRKRKRMSFLPTGAKGDYATFICISVTNTRPHQLLITKVKQFGGSSSFTRRSQWTVEQLRQDSPEFDLVFDNAVDQWVASSPAEKCIFVHILYHACQTYWEGKAGSLGKAVKLGKVGRKERASQCAHHEVGAGPTDSPPKSASRTLQARRKSYVPPRQAEFINCQSKLTGDACTMNLVIYRCKAFLNRMKNMMVAKQSRSPGRGQRVTGSSMGNVVQRVNVALGERGDRLTRAEDKTVELMHKAQQFADTAHKLALKYSK, from the exons ATGAACATTCAGTCTGCCATCAACAAAGAGGTCTTCATTCCTCGTGATGAGCGGATGCTGGTGGCAGTGGAGGTGCgaaggaggaaaaggaagaggatgTCCTTCCTGCCTACTGGAGCCAAAGGAGACTACGCCACATTCATCTGCATTTCAG TGACCAACACAAGACCACACCAGCTCCTCATTACAAAGGTGAAGCAGTTTGGtggctcctcctccttcaccagGAGGTCCCAGTGGACGGTGGAGCAGCTCCGACAG GACAGCCCAGAGTTTGACCTGGTGTTTGACAATGCTGTGGACCAGTGGGTGGCCAGCTCACCAGCAGAGAAGTGTATCTTTGTCCATATCCTGTACCATGCCTGCCAGACCTACTGGGAGGGGAAAGCAGGGAGTCTGGGAAAGGCTGTGAAGCTGGGCAAGGTGGGCCGCAAGGAGAGAGCTAGTCAGTGCGCTCACCACGAGGTTGGAGCTGGTCCCACTGACTCCCCACCAAAATCTGCATCCAGAACTCTGCAGGCCCGACGGAAGAGCTATGTTCCTCCTAGACAGGCAGAGTTCATCAACTGCCAGTCCAAACTCACTGGAG ACGCCTGCACCATGAATCTGGTCATCTATCGCTGCAAAGCCTTCTTGAATCGTATGAAGAATATGATGGTTGCAAAGCAAAGTCGCTCACCTGGTCGAG GTCAGCGTGTCACAGGTAGCAGTATGGGTAATGTAGTCCAGAGGGTGAATGTGGCCCTGGGGGAGCGTGGAGACAGACTGACTCGTGCTGAGGACAAGACTGTGGAGCTGATGCACAAAGCCCAGCAGTTTGCAGACACTGCTCACAAG CTGGCCTTGAAGTATTCAAAGTAG
- the stxbp6l gene encoding syntaxin binding protein 6 (amisyn), like isoform X1, translating into MNIQSAINKEVFIPRDERMLVAVEVRRRKRKRMSFLPTGAKGDYATFICISVTNTRPHQLLITKVKQFGGSSSFTRRSQWTVEQLRQVNGINPNKDSPEFDLVFDNAVDQWVASSPAEKCIFVHILYHACQTYWEGKAGSLGKAVKLGKVGRKERASQCAHHEVGAGPTDSPPKSASRTLQARRKSYVPPRQAEFINCQSKLTGDACTMNLVIYRCKAFLNRMKNMMVAKQSRSPGRGQRVTGSSMGNVVQRVNVALGERGDRLTRAEDKTVELMHKAQQFADTAHKLALKYSK; encoded by the exons ATGAACATTCAGTCTGCCATCAACAAAGAGGTCTTCATTCCTCGTGATGAGCGGATGCTGGTGGCAGTGGAGGTGCgaaggaggaaaaggaagaggatgTCCTTCCTGCCTACTGGAGCCAAAGGAGACTACGCCACATTCATCTGCATTTCAG TGACCAACACAAGACCACACCAGCTCCTCATTACAAAGGTGAAGCAGTTTGGtggctcctcctccttcaccagGAGGTCCCAGTGGACGGTGGAGCAGCTCCGACAGGTCAACGGCATCAACCCCAACAAG GACAGCCCAGAGTTTGACCTGGTGTTTGACAATGCTGTGGACCAGTGGGTGGCCAGCTCACCAGCAGAGAAGTGTATCTTTGTCCATATCCTGTACCATGCCTGCCAGACCTACTGGGAGGGGAAAGCAGGGAGTCTGGGAAAGGCTGTGAAGCTGGGCAAGGTGGGCCGCAAGGAGAGAGCTAGTCAGTGCGCTCACCACGAGGTTGGAGCTGGTCCCACTGACTCCCCACCAAAATCTGCATCCAGAACTCTGCAGGCCCGACGGAAGAGCTATGTTCCTCCTAGACAGGCAGAGTTCATCAACTGCCAGTCCAAACTCACTGGAG ACGCCTGCACCATGAATCTGGTCATCTATCGCTGCAAAGCCTTCTTGAATCGTATGAAGAATATGATGGTTGCAAAGCAAAGTCGCTCACCTGGTCGAG GTCAGCGTGTCACAGGTAGCAGTATGGGTAATGTAGTCCAGAGGGTGAATGTGGCCCTGGGGGAGCGTGGAGACAGACTGACTCGTGCTGAGGACAAGACTGTGGAGCTGATGCACAAAGCCCAGCAGTTTGCAGACACTGCTCACAAG CTGGCCTTGAAGTATTCAAAGTAG